The stretch of DNA GTCGAATTCTCGAAATCCTCTGTTTGAACTGCCGCCTCGACGACATAAGTCTAGTCCCCACAATGAGAAAGCCCTTCGACTTGTTGGCCGAAGGGCTTCTTTTGAAAAACAGTCGGGATGACAGGATTTGAACCTGCGACTTCCTGGTCCCAAACCAGGTGCTCTAGCCAGGCTGAGCTACATCCCGAGTTGACCGAAGTTTAACGGTGATGGTCTGGCTGGTCAATTCGACCGAGGGGGAAAGATCTGCGGGAATTGCCGGTGGGGTAGTTCCTGGGGGAGTGCCGGTTTCTGGAGATCTGCTGCCACCTGGTAAGCAGCTGGCCGCTACCGGTCAGAGAAAATCTGAGTTTTGGGTTATGCTTTTGGCCTGCAAGGAATTGCACCCGGTCATGCCAGGCTCACACAATTTCGCAGGACGAACTGTTTTTTCGTGTGGAAGAAGTCTTTGAATTCATGTCTCAGACGTGTATTCCCGGTATTCTGCTGTTCTCTGCAGAAAAATGGTAAGCTCAACGGCCCGACGAATTTTCACCCGCAGGATTGATCATTATGCGATTTTCGCCCCGCGATGCCTCACGCCGCCTCAGTGATCATGCTTTGGCGAAGGGACTTCTGTTCAATCTGTTGAGTGCTCTTCTCATATTCTCGGGGTTTGGGCTGATCACAGATGCGGCGGAAGGGGCCGATCTGTTTGATAAGCACGATTTTTCTCTGGTGAAAAGAGCTGTGAGCGAATTGTCTCCAGTGACGCGGATCTCGATGCAGGATGCTTCCAAATTGAAGCCACTCTCGGCGACGATCAGTACGCCTTGTCTCATTGTCAAAACGAGTGAAGGCAACTTTGCCAAAATGCTCGTTAGCTGGGGGTTTCGCAAGCATGGTGAAGATCGCCTGCCCGTCTTATTGATTGAGCGATTCGTGACTTATCGGGGTGATCGCCCCGATATGACGGCTGCAACGGGGAAGGATGTTCTCCTGTTCGCCGGGTTCGAGTTTGATTTTGATATTGGTCAGGTCGTGCCTGCCAAAGCCGGTGGTGACATTTCGTTCTCCGCAGAGAGTGTGCTTGAAGCCGTTCCGCCCGCGGCACTGTTCACGTTATCGAAATCATTTGTTTCCACCGAAGGACCGTCCACTGCAGCAGGTGACGTTTCCTCCGGTCAAGGTTTCGCTGGTGAGTGGATTGTCAATGCTGACGATCGGTGGAATGGAGAGTGGTCGCTCAAAGTTGATGGTGAGGGACGAATCCTCGGCAAGTTTGTCTCGAAAGAATCCCGGAATACTTACGATATCACCGGAAATGTTTCGGGCTTGCCGCACCAGGCGCGATTAGAAATTTTTCTGGCGAATACTCAAGTTTCTGTGGAGGCCTATCTCTGGTCGAATACTCAGAACGATATGGCCGGCGTGGTGACTGTGGCGGGGCGGAAATTTGGATTCTTCGCCCGCAGGGCTCAGGCAGATCAGTCAGCACCTCAGACAAAAGCTGAGAAGCAGGAATCAGCCCCGGAGAAAGGGGCAGGCGACAAGTAATCATGACGTTTCGAGCCCTATCTGCTTTGGAGCAATGGCAGGATTCCATCCAGGCGGATCTGCAACAACTGGAGGTGGGGAATCTCCGGCGTTACCGTCGGGCTTTTGAACTGTTGCCCGATGGTAGCCTGCTGTCCGACGGGCAGCGGCTCGTGAATCTCTCGGGGAATGATTATCTCGGCCTTTCCTACGAACCGAGACTGATTGCCGCTGCCACGAAAGCGATGGAATCGACGGTCGGAGCAAGAGCCAGTGCTTTGGTGAGTGGTCGATCCCATTGGCATGCTCGGTTGGAGAAGACAATTGCCGAGTTTGAAGGGTGTGAAGATGCCCTCGTTTTCCCGACAGGGGTCGCTGCTAACGTGGGTGTACTGACGGCACTGATCGGTGAAAATGACATCGTCTATTGTGATCGACTGAATCATGCCAGTCTGGTTGACGGCTGCCGGCAGAGCGGAGGTCGATTCCGCATTTATCATCATCACGATCTGTCGAGTCTTAAGCGGCAATTGATGCAGCCATTTGATGGTGGTCGCAGGTGGATTGTCACTGATGGTGTCTTCAGCATGGATGGAGACATCGCTCCACTGAGAGAGCTTTGCGAACTTGCTGAAGCATACGATGCTTTGGTGGTTGTAGATGAAGCTCATGGGACTGGAGTATTCGGCGAGCGGGGGAGGGGTGTCTGCGAGTTTCTGGATGTCGAAGATCGAGTCGCCTTAAAGATCGGGACACTCAGCAAGGCGATTGGTGCTCTGGGTGGGTTTGTGACCGGCAGGCGGGTGTTGTGCGAATACTTGCTCAATCATGCCAGGACGCAGATATATTCGACAGCATTACCACCGGCAATCTGCGCAGCGGCCACTACAGCAATCGAGATCATCGGTCAGGAGCCAGAACGCAGACAGCGGTTGTGGCAACGAGTGGACTTTGTTCGCGAGCGCATGAACAGCCTGGGCCTGTTGTCGGAAAAGAGTTTTCGCAGTCCAATTCTTTCGTTAGTGCTGGGGGAGCCAGCTCATGTCATGGACGTGGCTCGCCAACTGGAGGCCGAAGGCTTTCTCGTCGCTGCAATTCGCCCGCCCACAGTTCCTCGGGGAACATCGCGCCTGAGGCTCAGTCTGCATAGTGAACTGAGCATTTCTGATCTGGAACAACTGAGTCAAGTTCTGGCTCGGATCCTTTCGAATGGATCAGAGGGAGCAAATTGACGGAAATCTCAAAGAGGTTGCAGGAAATAGCTCTCTGGACCGGAATCAGCAGGAAATTTCGTGAGATTTTGAACAATCGAAGCGTTTCTAGGAATTCAGGACTATTCAGCCACAATTTTTGGCGATAATGTGTCAGATGAAATTGATCACTGTCTGAAGTTTGCCTCTGAGTTCGTTTGGTATCTTCGGAATGAGTTGAAGTGAATTTCAACAATTTCCTAAAGATGATGCCGGGCATGTCGATGCCTGACTATCCAGCACCGAGTTGCTTTGCGAGCCGCTGAGTTCGCCCAGCAATCTCTGAGAACAATGCACCACTTTCAGCCGTATCGATTATTTAATTGCTCCTCCTCAGGGTGGAGCCAAGGCTGTCTGGTTGAGTGCCTCAGGTCGTGCAAAAAGCGTTTTCTTCAGCTGTTAATTGCAGTTTACTGTTTGTGAAGCCAGTTGTGAGTCGTTACGGCTTGCAATGGTGGAGTATCACAGCAGCGATGATTTTGCTGTTCATGCTGGCTCTGCTGTTCATTCTGGCTCCGTGGAATCTGTCAGCGGGGAAGTGTTTTCCTTGTGCCCCGGTTGATGATCAGATTGCCATTCATCTGATTCAAATTTCTGTTGTCCTTGCTTTAACCGCAGGACTTTTCGAGATGTTCTTTCCCGACTTCATGGAACGGAAGAACATGTTTTCTCGCCACATGAGCCATGTGGTTCCTTTGTGTTTGGCAATGCTTTGCAGGCATTGTTCATCTCGTCGTCAAAGCGATTGTCGCTTTGGCCGTTTTTGTGTCGAGTCTCGCAATGACCGGTCCATTAGGATGTCGGCACTGCAGGCCGTCTCTTAGTCAGGACTGTCAGTCATGGGTACGAAGCTTTACGTCGGTAATTTGACTTACGATGTCAACAACAGTGGTCTTGAGCAGCTCTTTTCGAGCTTTGGCGAAGTTCGCTCAGCTCAGGTCGTCATGGATCGTGAAACTGGCCGCTCCAAGGGTTTTGGCTTCGTCGAATTCGGCGATTCACAATCTGCCAGCGACGCCATCAACGCTATGAATGGTAAGGACGTCAATGGCCGTGCCTTGACCGTTAACGAAGCTCGTCCACGCGAAGAACGCAGTGGTGGTTTCGGTGGCGGCGGTGGTGGTGGAAGCCGTTTCGGCGGTCGCCGCTAAGGTTTCCGGCTGGTACTTAGCGATGGAGTCAGGACTGATTCCTTCGATCTGAGCATAGCCAAAATTAAAGCCTGCAGTTGGATTTGATTCCCACTGCAGGCTTTTTTCGTTTTCGAAAAATTGCTCCCCGGCTCAGTGAACTCTGGGAGTTGAGCCAGGGCGACGCGGTTTAACCCCGGGAGGGAGTCGCTTCGTTTCGAAGTTCGCTTCTGTTGTGGGAAGGACGATATTATTCTTCTTGTTTTAAGGCTGTTTCGAGGAATCTGATCTCGCGGAAGAAAGTATCAAAAGTGGCTTCCAGGGTCTTCTGGCGGATGTGTTCCTCATTTAAGTTCATAGAGGGTGGTTTGTGATTGCACCTTTGTTGCATGTGGTTCTTTACCAGCCTGACATTCCGCAGAATACGGGGAATATTGGCCGAACTTGTGTGGCTGTGGGTGCCAAGTTATGGCTGATCAGACCGTTGGGTTTCGTACTGGATGCCCGCCATTTGAAGCGTGCCGGGATGGACTACTGGCCAATGCTCGACTACGTCGTGGTCGATTCGTTGAATGATGTGCGAGAACAGTTACCTGGCCACGACTTCTGGTATGTGGAGAATCCTGCACCGCGCAGAATCTGGGAGGCCGAATTCAAGCCCGGCAGTGTGCTGGTGTTTGGCAGCGAGTCCCGGGGATTGCCGCCAGCCGTTATTGAAGAATGCCGTGGCCAGATGATTGACCTGCCGATGAGGCCTGAAGTTCGCAGCCTGAATCTGGCCAGCACAGTCAATACGGCAGTCTATGAGGCCATCCGTCAGATCGGGCATGTGGGTTTGTAACCAACTTCGCCGCCGTAGCTCACTTTCGAGCAGGATTGCGGGAAAAAATTCCGATGCTTGGGATTTCTCACGGCAAAAAGTTCTGACGTATTCAAGTTAGGCTTTCTAGCGATGAGTCTTTCTGACTTGCCGTTGAATACTGCCGAGTTGGCGAATTTGCCGGTTGACAGTTATCGAGAAACAGATTGAGAAAATCTTCTTGCCCTCGACATGTGAGCTAGGATTGCCACAGACTGAGATCTCATTGAAATCATCATTGCTGGAACATCTGCTGTGAGCATGCTGAGTCATATCCGCAATCTGCTGCCTTCATTTCTCAGAAGGAAAGGCCAAGGTACTGAGCTTTCCAGAGTTTCCAGCCGTACGTTGCATCGCACAGGAATGTTTTTGAGTCAGCACCTTTGGGTCTGGCCGATCATGGCCATCGTGCTGCTGATGGTGCTGGGATTTACAGTTCGGGTGGCAGTCGAATCGACGATGATGGCCAGTCTGCGGTCGCAGCTGGAAACCTTGCGCGATGTCGAAGCCGAGATGCTTTCGAACTGGCTGGATACGCAGCATTCGCTGGTTCTGACTCAGGCAAATGATCCCCAGTTACGCCAGATGATCTATCAGATTCTGAAGACTCGCCAGGCGGATTCGACGACAGCAGCAAAAGCCCAGGCGTCGATCTCTTTGGCCGAACTGCGGGATCAGTTGAAGCAGGAACTGCATCCAGCGATGTCAGCGCAGAGATATACCATGTTTTCAGTCATCGATGACGAAGGAAAGGTACTTATTTCTTCGCAGCCAGAACTCGAAGGGGTTGATGATCTGGTGCCGGATCGATCCGTCATTCGGAAGTTGTTCGACGGTAAATCGGTCGTGACACCACCGTTTCGAAGCCGTCACTCCTTACGGAATGAATCGGGAGAGAGGCTTACCAATCAGCCAACGATTCTGGTGTGTGCTCCAGTGCGTGATGCCAATTTTCAGGTAGTGGCTGCGCTCGTATTTCGGGTAGATCCCCGAGGTGAATTTACACGGATTATGCACCTGGGCCGTATGGGTCGGACAGGTGAGACGTATGCCTTCACAAAAGAAGGGGTCATGGCATCCAAGAGTCGTTTTGATTCCGAACTGATGCTGCTGGGGCTCTTGCCGGATGAGAAAGATGCTGAGTCGCTGCTCTACCTTCAACTCAAAAATCCTGGTGGCGATATGACTCGTGGATTTCGACCGAAAGTCAGACGTAGCGAATTGCCACTGACCTACGCTGCATCGGAAGCAATCGAAGGTCGTACTTTAAGCAATGTTGATGGAGTACCTGATTACCGCGGTGTAAATACCGTCGTCGCGGTGACATGGCTGCCAAAGCATGAATTGGGAATCTGCACCAAAATCGATGCTGACGAAGCATATGGGCCGCTCATAATCCTGCGCTGGACAGCCTGGACGCTCTATGGGCTCTTTGGCTTATCGACCATCGCGATCTTCGTCTTCACGATCATCGTCGCAAGATTAAATCGCAAGGCTCGTGAAGCAGCCCTCGATGCCAAACAGATTGGTCAGTATCGACTGGAGGAAAAACTGGGTTCAGGAGGGATGGGGACGGTTTACAAAGGACAGCACGCTCTATTAAGACGTCCCACAGCCATCAAGATGCTGAGTTTCGAAAAAACGAACGAAACCTCGATAGCCCGGTTCGAGCGTGAGGTGCAGATTACCTGCCAACTGAATCATCCCAATACCGTGGCAATTTATGATTATGGAAGAACACCCGAAGGAATCTTCTACTATGCCATGGAGTATCTGGATGGCATTGATCTGCAGCATTTAGTTGAGCGATATGGTCCACAGCCGGAAGGTCGCGTCGTATCGATTCTCAAGCAGGCTTGTGGTTCATTACAGGAAGCACATACACAAGGGCTGGTTCACCGCGATATCAAACCCGCCAATTTGATGTTGAACAGGCGCGGGGGAATTCCTGACTTGCTCAAAGTCCTGGACTTCGGATTGGTCAAGGCTATAGATGAAGACCGTCAGGCGAGTTTAACCGCTCATTCGGCTCTTACAGGGACACCACTCTATTTATCTCCGGAAGCGATTCAAACGCCGAATCTGGTCGATCACCGGACAGATATCTATGCCTTAGGGGCTGTTGGATATTTCCTGTTGACGGGAAAGCCAGTCTTCATGGGAGAAAATCTGGTAGATCTGTGCCGGATGCATATCAGTGAACAACCCGTTCTACCCTCTGAAAAACTGGGAGAGCCGATCGATCAAACTCTCGAACTGTTGATCATGTCGTGTCTGGAAAAGCAGCCATCAAAACGCCCCCAGTCCGCTCGGGAAATGTGCGAGAGGCTGGAACGTGTGACGGCAGCCGCAGAATGGGCCTTCATTGATGCAGAAACCTGGTGGGCCCGGCATTTAAGAATGACCGGGAAGGAATCCACGGGCTCATCGGCCAATTCGACATCGCAATACGGCACCAGTGGATCATCCTCTCAGTATGAGCAGACGATCATTTCCTGAAGTTTCTTGAGATCAGTTGTTTCGAAATGAAAAGATGGTGCGAAGGACTACTTTGTCAGTAACACTTCGCACCGTCTGAACACCATCGATATTACAAATTGTGCATGATTAAACCGTGAGTGGATCTCGTGTCCATTCCCCATTCTGCAGTCTCAAAAGACCGAGTGGATTCTGATTTTGCAGGGCTGGAGGGAGCCGGTCGTCGCGGACATTGTCAAAACAATGCAGTGCCGCGAAGCGAGTGATTGACGCTGGCAGTCCGACAGCAGTAAAGCCGGGATGCCCCGTTGCCGGAAACGGCCCGCCATGGTTCATCGCCGGAGAGACGGCGACGCCTGTCGGCATTTTATCGTTAAGAAGTCGTCCCACTTTCTGGCGGAGAATGCCGGCCAATTGAGTGTACGCCGCTTCGTCTTCAGTTGATGTGACTGCTGAATAAATGGCTCCGGTCAGGTTACCTTCCAGAGCTTTCATGCAGGCGGAAATCTCGGAGAGGTTCTCACACATCACAAAGAGAGCACCGTTGCCGAAGATCTCCGTCTGAAAGCCAGCTGCGTTGGCCACGAATTGTTGACCTGACACTTGCAGCAGCGTGTTCTCGCAAGTACAGGGGTTTGGCCCCGCACTACCACCGCAAAGAAGTGTGGCACCCAGGCTGGATAACGTTTCGACTCCTGAAAGGAAGCTCCGCTGCACCCCCGGCCCAAGCATAGGTTGCGGAGTGTTAGCTGTGAAAGCTTTCGCAACATTGGCGACAAACTGATCGGCGGCGGAATCAGAGATCAGGAATACGACACCGGGGTTGGTGCAGAACTGGCCCGAACCCATCAGGCAACTGGCAGCATATTCCGTCGCTAAAACCTCGCCGCGTTCTGCCAGCGCACCAGGCAGAAAGACAACAGGGTTCACACTCGATAACTCGAGATAGATTGGCTTACCGACGGCATCCGCGGCAGATTTCAAATACAGCCCCGCGTGCCGACCACCGGTATAGCCAATAGCCCCTAAAATTGGATGAGAAACCAGTCGTGCGCCATCTTCGTGGCTAGTTCGATAAATCAATTGAACAAAGCCACTGGGCATGTGGGTTTCGTCTGCGGCAGCCTGTGCTTCTTCTGCGAAAAGCTGTGTGGTTCGAGGGTGAGAAGAGTGCCCCTTGGCAATCACAGGGTTCCCTGCGGCGACTGCTGCAGCAAAATCACCCCCTGCGATGCTGTTAAAGGCAAAGGGGAAATTATTGGGCCCAAAGACGGCCACCGGTCCAATCGGCGCGAGCGTCGAACGGATGTTGAGCTTGCCATCGATCGTGGGACGCATCCATGAACCTTCGCGAGCCCAGTGTGCAGCCAGCTTGAGCTGACTTATCGTGCGCGGGAGTTCGGCATCCGCGAGTCGTGGTTTGACCGGCAGGGCAGTTTCGGCATGAGCTGCCGCGATCAGATCTTCCGATCTGGCTTCAATTCGCTCGGCATAGCGCTCAAGGAATGCGGCAAAACGCTCACCGGGCCATGCTCGACATTCTTGAAAAGCGCGATCCGAAGAATGCAGGGCTTTATCAACCTCAAACCATGGACTGACAGGGAATTTCTCTTCCAAAGTTTCCCCAGTGCGAGGATTCATCGCATGGAATGTGGCGGCTCCTTCACTGGAAATCCAATGTCCCTCAATCAGCACTTTGGCAGTTGGCATTCATATCCCTTTAAAGGTCATGAGTGAATTCGGCAAGTTGTCTGGCAGCTGTCTAAGAAAGATTAACGGATTGCAGGCGCTTTGGGGTTCTTTATGAGCTGTTTTCTTGGACATTGACCCCGCAAACTTGCATCTGTCAAATCGATAGTTGTGGATGTGATGGCGGTTGTTTGCTCTTCAGACTGATTACAAGGGCCGCAAGTTGTTATTTCAGGAAAAAATAAATCGAGACGATGAAGCCTGTAAAGATCACGAACCAGCGAATCAGTGAGCGAGGGAGTCTTCGTCCATAAGCTGCACCAAGCCATCCGCCAATTGCTGCAGCCAGAATCATCGGCCAGGCCCAACCCCAGTCGATCTTGCCGCTCAATATGAAGATGATGACTGAGATGCCGTTGATGACAGAAGCGAGAATCGTTTTCAGAGCATTCATCTGGTGAATGTCCGGTATCCCCAGAAGTGAGAGCGAACTCAGCATGAGAATGCCAATTCCTGCACCGAAGTAACCGCCATAGGTGGCCACAAGGAATTGAAAGACAAGCACGCCGCACAGCGTCCAACCATGTGGCCTGGCGTGCGGGAGCCCGATTCCCATGACACGTGAGAGCGTCGGTTGCAGCAGAAACAGAAGCGTGGCTAAAAGAATGAGCCACGGAACAACGGTCTTGAAGAATAGTTCGGGAAGCAGAATAAGCAGGAGTGATCCCGCTGCACCGCCGAGAATGCTGGGCCCGAGGAGCAGGGCTCTCCACTCTCGGATGCCAGCCATTTCCCGGCGGTAGCCATAAGCACTGGCTATCGATCCGGGGAAGAGAGCCACCGTACTGGTCACGTTCGCAATCTTTCCTGCCTCAGCAGCAGTGCCCAGCACATTGGCCAACGTGGGGAAGGTTATCAACGTTCCGCCACCGGCAACGGCATTCACGACTCCCGCAGCGAGTGCTGCAGCGCTGAGTGAGATGAAATTCCACAGTTCTTCCAAGCAGGTGCCTCTTTACGAAAATTGCATGCGTCGAGTAGGGACTGAATCGCAGCGAATCACTTTCGTGATGAATTCAAATACCTGTAACCGGGGCATTCGTCGATCTATCGAGAATGTAATCCAGATCTTACGAGTATTTCCTGGAACTTTCAGTGGCAGGTTCATGCCAAGGTATTTCAGGCACACCTGATGTTTATGCAAAAAGGTTGCAAGAATGTTTTGGTTGCGATATGTTTCCATGATCGACATTGTTGGTGTGCAATAAAGGGTTGGTCATGACTTCCAAGCTGCCTGTTACGGTGCTTTCCGGATTTCTGGGTGCGGGGAAAACGACTCTTCTGAATCACGTACTGAGGAACCGAGAAGGGATGAAAGTAGCCGTCATCGTCAATGACATGGCGGAGATCAATGTCGATGGGCAACTGATCAAAACCGGTGGGGCCGAGCTTTCGAGAGTTGAAGAGAAGCTGGTCGAATTCTCGAATGGATGTATCTGTTGCACATTGCGAGAAGATCTGCTGGCTGAAGTCAGCCGCCTGGCTCGTGAAGAGCGTTTTGATTACCTGCTCGTCGAATCCACGGGAATTTCTGAGCCGTTGCCTGTGGCTGAGACCTTTACTTTTGTCGATGAGCAGGGGGCTTCACTCAGTGAGGTCGCCACGCTTGATACGCTGGTGACAGTGGTCGATGCCGTCAATTTTCCCAAAGAAGTAGAATCCATCGAGACTCTCGCTGAACGCCGCATGGGGCTAAGTGATGACGATGATCGTGACGTCGCCCAGTTACTGATGGATCAGATCGAGTTTGCAAATGTGCTGATCATCAGCAAGTGCGATCTGGTGACAGCCGCCCAACTGGAAGGACTGGAATCGCTCCTTCACCAGCTCAATCCGGATGCGCGAATTGTGCGTGCCACACGTGGGCAGCTACCTTTGAATGAGATCCTGAACACTCAGAGATTTTCGATGGATTGGGCCGGGCAGTCGCAGGATTGGCTGGTTGTTCCTCGGGGCGCTGAAGTCTCGGAAAGTGAGACCTATGGCTTTGCCAGCGTGATTTATCGTGCTCGGCGACCCTTTCACCCGGCTCGACTCTTCGAAGCCATACAAAGCCCGCTGTTTGACAGCATTGTGCGTTCGAAGGGGATTGTCTGGCTGGCCACAAGGCATGACTATGCCGGGCAATGGTCGCAAGCGGGAGGAGTGTTTGCTCTCGATCCTGCCGGAACATGGTTTGCCGCGATCGGTGGTCTTGATGATGTGGAGGATCCTGAAGAACGAGCCGTTCTTCTGTGCCAATGGCAGGAACCTTTTGGCGATCGCCGACAGGAACTGGTTCTGATTGGTCAGGAGCTATCCGAGGATGCTGTCTCGGAACTCCTCCATGATTGCTTACTCACAGATGAAGAAATCGAAGCAGGAAGTTCTGTCTGGTCGGCCTGGGAAGACCCTTTCACCCCATGGAACTTCGTGGATCACGATGTGGCAGGCTCTGACAAGTGACAGACACTGGTACGTGGCAGGCTCGATGACTTCTCGATTCAGGCCATTCTGAAAAGTATGCCTCTGCTTTTGTTCGATAAGACTTGTTTTCCTAGGCGGAAATCGTGCCATTCCAGCAGGTCATTTCCGTCGATATGAGGCCGTGGTGCGCAAACTCATCGATAAGTCAAAATATCTGGGAGTTTCCAAAGAACCGCAACTTCCAGAGTTTGGGAGTGTTTTTCGGCGGTTATGGTTGAGTTCGTCGGAAAGGCGCACTCTCGATCGTGAACCGAGCTTATCGCAAGGGGCGACTTTCGATGAATCCCGAGCGATCGATCGCCAGCTTCGCGACTCACAGAAATTCATGGTGAGTAAGTGCGGAGAGATATTTGTTTCCGAAGTCTCCGAGCTTCTGGACTATTATTTGTGGTGCCTGGGTCAGGATATTCGCACAGAGGGAAATCTGTTGCTGCAGGCTGGTGGACGAAAAAATCCTTGCCCTCGACCTCATCCCTGCGGCAGCCGCTATGAGTGGAACTCGGGTGAAAATCTGCTCGTTTTGTGGGGCTTTGGAGTTTGCTTTGGTAATCCACAGTCTGGACGGGTGATGCTGCGTCGCTTAGGTTTTGCACCACTCTTGATGGTTGATTCTCGACGGATCGATTTTGGTTGGTCGATTGAAGAGTTGCCGCCACAAAGAACGGCCACAGAGGGTGAATGGTCGGCACTCAAGACGTTGTTAGGACGGCTCTTTGTTACGCTCGCCGAACTCGAAAAATCGATCCTCTCACAGGCTCTGCCGACGCATCGCGAGGACTGTCTTTCGAAATGGGACAAACGCAAGTACTCAACCCCTCTGGAACCCGGCCAGGAATGGTTGCGGCGCGACATGACTCTTCAATCAATTGAGTAGTATTCTTATGGTCACGGTTGTGGAGTTAATCCAGGCACTCCTGGGGACATAGTTACTCCGAATGCTTCAGTTATGCCGATTATGCAGCATTGCATTAGTATGTTTTGGTGGTTCGGGGGCTGTGGGAAAACTGCAAAGATGGTGCAGACCCTAATTGACGTAGAGTGTTTGACGACTTCATACCGCGTAACCGTCAGGAGGGCGATGTATCCGCATGGAGGCTTCATCGAAAAGCCAACAGATCGTGATCGCAGATGCTGCTTCCGCTCATTGTGACTTTGTTGTTCGTCACTCTGGTCAACACTGTTTTTCAGTTGACCCAGTTCGATCTCGCTTATCGTTATTGGCGCAGTGTCTGGAAGAAACAAAAGCCAACAACCAGACCGATTGATCGCGAGCAACAGCCAGCCGTCACGATTCAGTTGCCGATGTTCAACGAGTCGATCATTGCACCCAGGATTCTCGAGGCGGTATCGCACATCGATTATCCTAGGGATCGACTTCAGATTCAGATTCTCGATGACTCGACAGACCATTCTCCGGAGATCATTGCAAGGATTCTGGAGGAATTGCATCGAACTCAGCCGGAACTCAACATTGAGTATCTGCACCGCACAGATCGGCAAGGCTTTAAAGCGGGCGCGCTGCAAGCCGCCATGCCGCTGGTAACTGGCGAGTTTATCGCGATCTTTGATGCTGACTTCATCCCTCAGCCCGATTTTCTGACCCAACTGTTACCTTACTTTGATTCCTCCGAAGTGGCGGTCGTGCAGAGCCGATGGGGCCATTTGAATGCGCATGATTCTGTGCTGACACAGGCTCAAGAGTTCTTTCTGGATGGTCATCACTCGGTCGAACAAAATGGACGTAACCGGGCTGGGTACTTTATTACCTTTAACGGAACAGCCGGG from Planctopirus ephydatiae encodes:
- a CDS encoding GTP-binding protein, with protein sequence MTSKLPVTVLSGFLGAGKTTLLNHVLRNREGMKVAVIVNDMAEINVDGQLIKTGGAELSRVEEKLVEFSNGCICCTLREDLLAEVSRLAREERFDYLLVESTGISEPLPVAETFTFVDEQGASLSEVATLDTLVTVVDAVNFPKEVESIETLAERRMGLSDDDDRDVAQLLMDQIEFANVLIISKCDLVTAAQLEGLESLLHQLNPDARIVRATRGQLPLNEILNTQRFSMDWAGQSQDWLVVPRGAEVSESETYGFASVIYRARRPFHPARLFEAIQSPLFDSIVRSKGIVWLATRHDYAGQWSQAGGVFALDPAGTWFAAIGGLDDVEDPEERAVLLCQWQEPFGDRRQELVLIGQELSEDAVSELLHDCLLTDEEIEAGSSVWSAWEDPFTPWNFVDHDVAGSDK